One window of the Burkholderia sp. FERM BP-3421 genome contains the following:
- a CDS encoding response regulator: MPLPIVIADDSLLARKLLTKALPGGWDVDITYASNGHEALALYRDGKASVMFLDLTMPDMSGYQVLETLRHEDLNTFVIVVSADIQPMAQARVRELGAVAFVAKPVTSEALLPILKEYGLYA, from the coding sequence ATGCCTTTGCCGATTGTGATTGCCGACGATTCCCTGCTTGCGCGCAAGCTGTTGACGAAGGCACTGCCGGGGGGCTGGGACGTTGACATCACCTATGCGTCGAACGGCCATGAGGCGCTGGCGTTGTATCGCGACGGCAAGGCTTCCGTGATGTTCCTCGACCTCACGATGCCCGACATGAGCGGTTATCAGGTGCTCGAGACGCTGCGTCACGAAGATCTCAACACCTTCGTGATCGTCGTTTCCGCCGATATCCAGCCGATGGCGCAGGCACGTGTTCGCGAGCTAGGTGCGGTGGCGTTCGTCGCCAAGCCCGTCACCTCGGAGGCACTGTTGCCCATTCTCAAGGAGTATGGGTTGTATGCCTGA
- a CDS encoding chemotaxis protein CheC — protein sequence MPDTLLTAEQRDALQEIANLAMGRAAARLALLLGTFIELSVPRVRVVKAAEAGRTLRDMTGIHENITAVRQGFRSDIKGEALVLCRSAGLGQLVSLVDGAYTDTECETITQAELVFDVANVLMGACVSSILDELGRTPVFSPPGLLGADIALDDVFQPAVLAWSVALLLEVNFGLEDDGFRAHFVMLMAEDSIRQMSDALDTLLSSL from the coding sequence ATGCCTGACACGCTGCTGACGGCGGAGCAACGCGACGCGTTGCAGGAGATCGCCAATCTCGCGATGGGCCGGGCGGCCGCGCGCCTCGCGCTGCTGCTCGGCACCTTCATCGAACTGTCGGTGCCGCGGGTGCGCGTCGTCAAGGCGGCGGAGGCGGGCCGCACGCTGCGCGACATGACCGGCATCCACGAGAACATCACCGCGGTGCGCCAGGGCTTCCGTTCGGACATCAAGGGCGAGGCGCTCGTGCTGTGCCGCAGCGCGGGGCTCGGGCAGCTCGTCTCGCTCGTGGACGGCGCCTACACCGACACCGAATGCGAGACCATCACGCAGGCCGAACTCGTGTTCGACGTCGCCAACGTGCTGATGGGCGCCTGCGTGTCGTCGATCCTCGACGAACTCGGGCGCACGCCGGTGTTTTCGCCGCCCGGGCTGCTCGGCGCCGATATCGCGCTCGACGATGTGTTCCAGCCCGCGGTGCTCGCGTGGAGCGTCGCGCTGCTGCTTGAAGTCAATTTCGGGCTCGAGGACGACGGTTTCCGCGCCCATTTCGTGATGCTGATGGCGGAGGATTCGATCCGCCAGATGAGCGACGCCCTCGATACCCTGCTGTCAAGCTTATGA
- a CDS encoding GGDEF domain-containing protein, with amino-acid sequence MNPTSSSLSDLVIERVSFGIFVLDRDMKVLMWNRFMHDHSGVAAEDVIGRRLFDCFPELPRTWLSRKLESVFQLGSFAFSSWEQRPYLFRFDHDRPITGGVDFMQQDCTFMPITRGREVEAVCVTISDVTHVSVMQREREEAVAKLQEYANRDGLTGIANRRFFEARLRDEFARWQRYGGSLSVLLFDLDHFKTINDRFGHVVGDNVLRVMARRVAEVVRGQDTFGRFGGEEFALLLPCTGLDEAMHVAEKIRQTIGSTPIDVEGVRVPVTASVGGAAAHAGAGTYEVLINEADAALYRAKRQGRNCSVAFG; translated from the coding sequence ATGAACCCTACCTCGTCTTCGTTGAGCGACCTCGTGATCGAGCGGGTCAGCTTCGGTATTTTCGTGCTCGACCGCGACATGAAGGTCCTCATGTGGAACCGGTTCATGCACGATCACAGTGGCGTGGCCGCCGAGGACGTGATCGGGCGGCGGCTCTTCGACTGCTTCCCGGAACTGCCGCGCACCTGGCTGTCGCGCAAGCTCGAGAGCGTGTTCCAGCTCGGCAGCTTCGCGTTCAGCTCCTGGGAGCAGCGGCCCTACCTGTTCCGCTTCGATCATGACCGGCCGATCACGGGCGGCGTCGACTTCATGCAGCAGGACTGCACCTTCATGCCGATCACGCGCGGCCGCGAGGTGGAGGCCGTGTGCGTGACGATCTCCGACGTGACCCACGTGAGCGTGATGCAGCGCGAGCGCGAGGAGGCGGTCGCGAAACTGCAGGAATACGCGAATCGCGACGGCCTCACGGGCATCGCGAACCGGCGCTTCTTCGAGGCCCGCCTGCGTGACGAATTCGCGCGCTGGCAGCGTTACGGCGGCAGCTTGTCGGTGCTGCTGTTCGATCTCGATCACTTCAAGACCATCAACGACCGCTTCGGCCACGTGGTCGGCGACAACGTGCTGCGCGTGATGGCGCGCCGCGTCGCCGAGGTGGTGCGCGGGCAGGACACCTTCGGGCGCTTCGGCGGCGAGGAATTCGCGCTGCTGCTGCCCTGCACCGGGCTCGACGAGGCGATGCACGTCGCCGAGAAGATCCGCCAGACGATCGGCAGCACGCCGATCGACGTCGAGGGCGTGCGCGTGCCGGTGACGGCGAGCGTCGGCGGCGCGGCCGCGCACGCGGGCGCCGGGACCTACGAGGTGCTGATCAACGAAGCGGACGCGGCGCTCTATCGCGCGAAGCGGCAGGGGCGCAACTGCTCGGTCGCGTTCGGCTGA
- a CDS encoding alpha/beta fold hydrolase yields the protein MSIESRDPASARPVPHAAALPVVLVHGAWHGAWSYERVQPTLAARGHATLARDLPAHGLNARFPRAFLNRPLDTAAFASEPSPVAATTLDDYARQVLETIDQMCALGHRQVVLVGHSMGGIAITAAAERAPEKIAKLVYLAAFMPASGVAGLDYVRAPENKGEGLGALMLASPRAVGALRMDPRSGDAAYLANAKAALCADAGDAAFEAACALLSCDVPAAPFATPIATTRERWGAIERHYIRCSQDRVLLPALQQRFIAEADAFTPDNRTHAHTLDSSHLPFLSQPDTLANLLADIARS from the coding sequence TTGTCCATCGAATCCCGCGACCCCGCTTCCGCGCGTCCCGTCCCGCATGCCGCCGCGCTGCCCGTCGTGCTCGTGCACGGCGCATGGCACGGCGCTTGGAGCTATGAACGCGTGCAGCCGACGCTGGCCGCGCGCGGCCACGCGACGCTCGCGCGCGACCTGCCCGCGCATGGTCTCAACGCGCGCTTTCCGCGCGCCTTCCTGAACCGCCCGCTCGACACCGCCGCGTTCGCGAGCGAACCGTCGCCGGTCGCGGCCACCACGCTCGACGACTATGCGCGGCAGGTGCTGGAGACCATCGACCAGATGTGCGCGCTCGGCCATCGGCAAGTCGTGCTGGTCGGGCACAGCATGGGCGGCATTGCGATCACGGCCGCCGCCGAGCGCGCGCCCGAGAAGATCGCGAAGCTGGTCTACCTCGCCGCCTTCATGCCCGCCTCGGGCGTGGCCGGACTCGACTACGTGCGCGCGCCGGAAAACAAGGGGGAAGGGCTCGGCGCGCTGATGCTCGCGAGCCCGCGCGCCGTGGGCGCGCTGCGGATGGATCCGCGCAGCGGCGACGCCGCCTACCTGGCCAACGCGAAGGCGGCGCTGTGCGCCGATGCCGGCGACGCCGCATTCGAGGCCGCGTGCGCGCTGCTGAGCTGCGACGTGCCCGCCGCGCCGTTCGCGACGCCGATCGCGACGACCCGCGAACGCTGGGGGGCGATCGAACGCCACTACATCCGGTGCAGCCAGGATCGCGTGTTGCTGCCGGCGCTGCAGCAGCGCTTCATCGCCGAGGCCGATGCGTTCACGCCGGACAACCGCACCCACGCGCACACGCTGGACAGCAGCCACCTGCCGTTCCTGTCGCAGCCGGACACGCTCGCGAACCTGCTCGCGGACATCGCGCGCAGCTGA
- the hpnD gene encoding presqualene diphosphate synthase HpnD has protein sequence MAVSNPVVDDTETDAAAVTSSSSFYLAMRILPAAQRDAMYQIYAFCRAVDDIADEGGPRPERAAGLDRWRADIDACFAGSPRASLVPLTREIQAFNLQRADFHDMIDGMAMDAAEDICAPDEATLDLYCDRVASSAGRLSVRVFGMQEEPGRLLAHHLGRALQLTNILRDIDADAEIDRCYLPRELLAREGIAVTDPRTIARDPALPRVCATLAERALQHFAQADAVMDATPRALVKAPRIMSGAYRCILDAARARGFAPPRAPLRKPRAKMLLIAARYALF, from the coding sequence TTGGCCGTTTCCAATCCCGTCGTGGACGATACCGAAACCGACGCCGCTGCCGTCACATCGAGCAGCTCTTTCTACCTGGCGATGCGCATCCTGCCCGCCGCGCAGCGCGACGCGATGTATCAGATCTACGCGTTCTGCCGCGCGGTCGACGACATCGCCGACGAGGGCGGCCCGCGCCCCGAACGCGCCGCGGGCCTCGATCGCTGGCGCGCGGACATCGACGCCTGCTTCGCCGGCTCGCCGCGCGCCTCGCTCGTGCCGCTCACGCGCGAGATCCAGGCGTTCAACCTGCAGCGCGCCGATTTCCACGACATGATCGACGGCATGGCGATGGACGCCGCCGAGGATATCTGCGCCCCCGACGAAGCGACGCTCGACCTCTACTGCGACCGCGTCGCGAGTTCGGCGGGCCGCTTGTCGGTGAGGGTTTTCGGGATGCAGGAGGAGCCGGGCCGGCTGCTCGCGCATCACCTGGGCCGCGCGCTGCAACTGACCAACATCCTGCGCGACATCGACGCCGACGCCGAGATCGACCGCTGCTACCTGCCGCGCGAGTTGCTGGCGCGCGAGGGGATCGCGGTCACGGATCCGCGCACGATCGCGCGTGATCCGGCGCTGCCGCGCGTGTGCGCGACGCTCGCCGAACGCGCGCTGCAGCACTTCGCGCAGGCCGACGCGGTGATGGATGCCACGCCGCGCGCGCTGGTCAAGGCGCCGCGCATCATGTCGGGCGCCTATCGCTGCATCCTCGACGCCGCGCGCGCGCGGGGCTTCGCGCCGCCGCGCGCGCCGCTGCGCAAGCCGCGCGCGAAGATGTTGCTGATCGCGGCGCGTTACGCGCTGTTCTGA
- the hpnE gene encoding hydroxysqualene dehydroxylase HpnE, which produces MARTVHVIGAGLAGLAAAVAAQRRGHRVVLHEAAAQAGGRCRSYFDRTLNATLDTGNHLLLSGHAATLHYLRTIGAADQLVGPALPEYPFADLVARQRWLLKLSSGPLPTWIFDASQRVPGTTAADYLLLLPLLLARPGRTLAQTMRCDGVLWDRFLRPFLLAQLNVEPRHATAELAAALVRGSLFAGGQACRPLVARHGLGSAFVDPALRLLQHDGATIRLGAGVRELAFSAAGDRLEALVFDGERVALDAGDAAVLAVSPAVARALVPGLVVPDAFNATITAQFALERPAALAPVTGLVNGTADWLFACEGRLAVSVRDAGRLLDTPDDALAALLWRDVARAADLPAETPPAWRLSIEREAGFAAVPEQEMKRPGVRTRWPNLALAGDWVATGLPATVEGAIRAGQQAADALQTPSERDR; this is translated from the coding sequence ATGGCGCGAACCGTCCACGTGATCGGCGCGGGCCTGGCGGGCCTCGCGGCCGCCGTCGCCGCCCAGCGGCGCGGCCACCGCGTGGTGCTGCACGAGGCCGCCGCGCAGGCCGGCGGACGGTGCCGCTCGTATTTCGACCGCACGCTCAACGCGACGCTCGACACGGGCAATCATCTGCTGCTGTCCGGGCACGCGGCGACGCTCCACTACCTGCGCACGATCGGCGCTGCCGACCAGCTGGTCGGCCCGGCGCTGCCCGAGTATCCGTTCGCGGATCTGGTCGCGCGGCAACGCTGGCTGCTGAAGCTCAGCTCCGGTCCGCTCCCGACCTGGATCTTCGACGCGAGCCAGCGCGTGCCCGGCACGACGGCCGCCGACTACCTGTTGCTGCTGCCGCTGCTGCTGGCGCGCCCGGGCCGCACGCTCGCGCAGACCATGCGCTGCGACGGCGTGCTGTGGGATCGCTTCCTGCGGCCGTTCCTGCTCGCGCAGCTCAACGTCGAGCCGCGTCACGCCACCGCCGAGCTGGCGGCCGCGCTGGTGCGCGGCTCGCTGTTCGCCGGCGGGCAGGCGTGCCGGCCGCTCGTCGCGCGCCACGGGCTCGGCAGCGCATTCGTCGATCCCGCGCTGCGGCTGTTGCAGCATGACGGCGCGACGATCCGGCTCGGCGCGGGGGTGCGCGAGCTGGCGTTCTCCGCGGCCGGCGACCGGCTGGAGGCGCTGGTGTTCGACGGCGAACGGGTCGCGCTCGACGCCGGCGACGCGGCGGTGCTCGCGGTGTCGCCCGCGGTCGCGCGTGCGCTCGTGCCGGGGCTCGTCGTGCCCGACGCGTTCAACGCGACGATCACCGCGCAGTTCGCGCTCGAGCGCCCGGCCGCGCTTGCGCCCGTCACCGGGCTCGTCAACGGCACGGCCGACTGGCTGTTCGCCTGCGAGGGCCGGCTGGCCGTCAGCGTGCGCGACGCCGGCCGTCTGCTCGACACGCCGGACGACGCGCTCGCGGCGCTGCTGTGGCGCGACGTGGCGCGCGCCGCCGACCTGCCGGCCGAGACGCCGCCCGCGTGGCGTCTGTCGATCGAGCGGGAGGCCGGTTTCGCGGCGGTGCCGGAACAGGAAATGAAACGTCCGGGCGTGCGTACGCGCTGGCCGAATCTCGCGCTGGCGGGAGATTGGGTCGCGACCGGCCTGCCCGCGACCGTCGAGGGCGCGATCCGCGCCGGCCAGCAGGCCGCCGACGCGCTCCAGACACCATCAGAGAGGGACCGATGA